The following are encoded together in the Macadamia integrifolia cultivar HAES 741 chromosome 10, SCU_Mint_v3, whole genome shotgun sequence genome:
- the LOC122092307 gene encoding pectinesterase 2-like: protein MSTQRGRRILFSLLPFLGLLLLFQSSLNQPKQSPKTSKTPKWHIHHHIKVAHSACEGTLYPELCVSTLSTIPDIATKTIPQIISVTVNHTVHEVHTSAYNCSGIRKKLSKYLDPLQKRALDDCLELFDETVSELKTALSDLSKTSTSKRYHDLQTLLSGAMTNQYTCLDGFAYSNGKVRKKIEKSLYDISHKVSNSLAMLKKLKIPKAKSSTAKRRSNREAFPGYGKMVDGFPRWVSKKDRRLLQSSTNTIDFDLLVAKDGTGNFTTISEAVAAAPNSTTTRFVIHIKAGAYFENVDVDKKKTMLMFIGDGIGKTVVKAGRNVVDGWTTFRSATVAVVGNGFIARNMTFENSAGPSKHQAVALRSGSDLSAFYHCSFVGYQDTLYVHSLRQFYRECDIYGTVDFIFGNAAVVLQNCNLFFFFFFF from the exons ATGTCTACTCAGAGAGGAAGGAGAATTTTGTTTTCTCTGTTACCCTTTTTGGGACTCTTGTTGCTCTTCCAGTCCTCACTGAACCAACCAAAGCAGAGTCCCAAAACCtctaaaaccccaaaatggCATATCCACCACCACATCAAAGTGGCCCATTCAGCCTGTGAAGGCACCTTGTACCCAGAACTCTGCGTTTCCACTCTATCCACCATTCCAGACATCGCCACTAAGACGATTCCCCAAATCATTTCTGTCACTGTGAACCACACCGTCCACGAAGTCCACACTTCCGCCTACAACTGCAGCGGCATTCGCAAGAAACTCAGTAAGTATCTAGACCCACTCCAAAAGAGGGCTCTCGATGATTGCCTCGAACTCTTCGACGAAACAGTCTCTGAGCTTAAAACCGCTCTCTCTGATTTATCTAAAACCTCAACCTCGAAGCGCTACCATGACTTGCAGACTCTGTTAAGTGGAGCGATGACGAACCAGTACACGTGTCTTGATGGGTTCGCCTACAGTAACGgtaaagtgagaaaaaaaatcgAGAAGAGCTTGTACGATATCAGCCATAAGGTCAGTAACTCCCTAGCGATGCTCAAGaaattgaagatccccaaagccaaGTCTTCCACTGCCAAGAGAAGAAGTAACAGAGAGGCATTCCCTGGTTACGGGAAGATGGTAGATGGGTTTCCGAGATGGGTGTCGAAGAAAGATCGAAGGTTGTTGCAGTCATCGACTAACACGATCGATTTCGATCTGCTGGTGGCCAAAGACGGGACTGGGAACTTTACGACCATCAGTGAGGCTGTAGCTGCGGCTCCCAACTCAACAACGACGAGGTTCGTCATTCATATAAAAGCCGGTGCTTACTTTGAGAATGTGGATGTGGATAAGAAGAAGACGATGCTGATGTTCATCGGAGATGGGATCGGGAAGACAGTGGTGAAAGCTGGTCGGAATGTCGTGGATGGTTGGACTACTTTTCGATCTGCAACTGTCG CTGTGGTGGGAAATGGATTTATCGCCAGGAACATGACCTTCGAGAACTCAGCTGGACCCAGTAAACATCAAGCAGTGGCTCTCAGAAGTGGTTCCGACCTATCAGCTTTCTATCACTGCAGCTTCGTTGGGTACCAAGACACTCTCTACGTCCATTCCCTCCGGCAATTCTACAGAGAATGTGACATCTACGGCACCGTCGATTTCATCTTCGGCAATGCAGCTGTGGTGTTACAGAATtgcaatctcttttttttttttttttttttttag
- the LOC122092408 gene encoding probable pectinesterase/pectinesterase inhibitor 7 isoform X1: MVKRVLFSSMASPLPVILLVIFLFSSPSLAVVITSTPLQSDSICKSTPHPSFCKSHLPYNHSGPTIYDYGKFSIRRSLSAASKFLRLVEWYLGRRSSLSQPAIRALEDCKLLAELNIDFLSSSAKTINTTTTTILPTSETEDVQALLSAILTNQETCLDGLQSTASAWGVKNGLSTPLANGTKLYSVSLALFTRGWVHHQKEKTSPKGKGKGKGNGQRKRKLVFSGMRMFGRRLLQTSTDDAVVVRDMVTVAKDGSGNFSTINAATAAAPNNTNISDGYFLIYVVKGVYQEYVSIDKNKMNIMMVGDGINQTLITGNRSVGDGWTTFNSATFAVVGQGFVGVNMTIRNTAGAIKGQAVALRNGADLSTFYSCSFEGYQDTLYTHSLRQFYRECNIYGTVDFIFGNATVVFQKCNLYARQPIQGQFNALTAQGRTDPNQNTGTSIQACNILTAPDLSSSNFSTKTYLGRPWKEYSRTVYMQSFMASLIDPAGWAQWNGTFALSTLYYAEFNNTGPWANTTKRVTWPGYHIINATVAANFTVSNFILGDNWLPTTGVPYTGWLL, encoded by the exons atggtaaAGAGAGTTTTATTCTcctc CATGGCTTCCCCTCTACCTGTGATTCTCcttgtcatcttcctcttctcctcgCCGTCTCTGGCGGTGGTGATCACTTCAACACCTCTTCAATCTGACTCCATCTGCAAATCCACTCCTCACCCTTCCTTCTGCAAATCCCATCTCCCATATAATCATTCGGGTCCTACCATCTATGACTACGGCAAGTTCTCTATTCGTCGATCTCTATCGGCGGCGTCCAAGTTTCTGCGGTTGGTGGAGTGGTATCTCGGCCGCCGGTCCTCTTTATCACAACCTGCCATTAGAGCACTTGAAGATTGTAAGCTCTTAGCGGAGCTCAACATTGATTTCTTGTCAAGCTCAGCTAAAACCATCAATACTACGACGACTACTATCCTCCCTACGTCTGAGACTGAAGATGTTCAAGCCTTGCTTAGTGCAATACTAACCAATCAGGAAACTTGCTTAGATGGCCTTCAATCTACGGCATCAGCTTGGGGTGTAAAGAATGGTCTCTCCACCCCTCTAGCCAATGGAACAAAGCTTTATAGTGTTTCTCTGGCACTCTTCACCCGTGGTTGGGTTCATCATCAAAAGGAGAAAACCAGTCccaagggaaagggaaagggaaagggaaatggacagagaaagagaaagctTGTATTCTCTGGCATGAGAATGTTTGGAAGGAGACTTCTCCAGACGAGTACGGATGATGCAGTGGTGGTGAGAGACATGGTTACGGTGGCTAAAGATGGAAGTGGGAATTTTAGTACCATTAATGCTGCCACAGCTGCAGCTCCAAACAATACTAATATCAGCGATGGGTACTTCTTGATTTATGTGGTGAAAGGGGTCTATCAGGAGTATGTGTCCATAGATAAAAACAAGATGAATATTATGATGGTTGGAGATGGTATTAACCAGACCCTTATCACTGGCAATAGAAGTGTTGGTGATGGCTGGACTACTTTCAATTCTGCAACCTTTG CCGTGGTTGGACAAGGGTTCGTCGGAGTGAATATGACCATCCGCAACACCGCCGGAGCAATTAAAGGTCAAGCAGTAGCACTTCGAAACGGTGCCGATTTATCGACATTCTATAGTTGTAGCTTCGAGGGTTACCAAGATACATTATACACCCATTCCCTCCGGCAATTCTACCGAGAATGCAATATATACGGCACCGTCGATTTCATATTTGGTAATGCCACAGTGGTCTTTCAAAAATGTAATCTATATGCAAGGCAACCAATACAAGGCCAATTCAATGCCCTTACAGCCCAAGGTAGGACAGACCCGAACCAGAACACTGGGACTTCAATTCAAGCCTGCAACATTTTGACCGCGCCAGATTTGAGTTCTAGCAATTTTAGTACCAAGACATACTTGGGCAGACCATGGAAGGAGTATTCAAGGACTGTTTATATGCAATCATTTATGGCTAGCTTGATTGATCCTGCTGGTTGGGCTCAATGGAATGGTACCTTTGCTTTAAGTACTTTGTATTATGCTGAGTTCAATAATACAGGTCCATGGGCCAATACTACCAAAAGAGTTACTTGGCCTGGATACCATATCATTAATGCTACAGTTGCAGCCAACTTCACCGTCTCCAACTTTATATTAGGAGATAATTGGTTGCCCACAACTGGGGTTCCTTACACTGGATGGTTGCTATAG
- the LOC122092408 gene encoding probable pectinesterase/pectinesterase inhibitor 7 isoform X2 — protein sequence MASPLPVILLVIFLFSSPSLAVVITSTPLQSDSICKSTPHPSFCKSHLPYNHSGPTIYDYGKFSIRRSLSAASKFLRLVEWYLGRRSSLSQPAIRALEDCKLLAELNIDFLSSSAKTINTTTTTILPTSETEDVQALLSAILTNQETCLDGLQSTASAWGVKNGLSTPLANGTKLYSVSLALFTRGWVHHQKEKTSPKGKGKGKGNGQRKRKLVFSGMRMFGRRLLQTSTDDAVVVRDMVTVAKDGSGNFSTINAATAAAPNNTNISDGYFLIYVVKGVYQEYVSIDKNKMNIMMVGDGINQTLITGNRSVGDGWTTFNSATFAVVGQGFVGVNMTIRNTAGAIKGQAVALRNGADLSTFYSCSFEGYQDTLYTHSLRQFYRECNIYGTVDFIFGNATVVFQKCNLYARQPIQGQFNALTAQGRTDPNQNTGTSIQACNILTAPDLSSSNFSTKTYLGRPWKEYSRTVYMQSFMASLIDPAGWAQWNGTFALSTLYYAEFNNTGPWANTTKRVTWPGYHIINATVAANFTVSNFILGDNWLPTTGVPYTGWLL from the exons ATGGCTTCCCCTCTACCTGTGATTCTCcttgtcatcttcctcttctcctcgCCGTCTCTGGCGGTGGTGATCACTTCAACACCTCTTCAATCTGACTCCATCTGCAAATCCACTCCTCACCCTTCCTTCTGCAAATCCCATCTCCCATATAATCATTCGGGTCCTACCATCTATGACTACGGCAAGTTCTCTATTCGTCGATCTCTATCGGCGGCGTCCAAGTTTCTGCGGTTGGTGGAGTGGTATCTCGGCCGCCGGTCCTCTTTATCACAACCTGCCATTAGAGCACTTGAAGATTGTAAGCTCTTAGCGGAGCTCAACATTGATTTCTTGTCAAGCTCAGCTAAAACCATCAATACTACGACGACTACTATCCTCCCTACGTCTGAGACTGAAGATGTTCAAGCCTTGCTTAGTGCAATACTAACCAATCAGGAAACTTGCTTAGATGGCCTTCAATCTACGGCATCAGCTTGGGGTGTAAAGAATGGTCTCTCCACCCCTCTAGCCAATGGAACAAAGCTTTATAGTGTTTCTCTGGCACTCTTCACCCGTGGTTGGGTTCATCATCAAAAGGAGAAAACCAGTCccaagggaaagggaaagggaaagggaaatggacagagaaagagaaagctTGTATTCTCTGGCATGAGAATGTTTGGAAGGAGACTTCTCCAGACGAGTACGGATGATGCAGTGGTGGTGAGAGACATGGTTACGGTGGCTAAAGATGGAAGTGGGAATTTTAGTACCATTAATGCTGCCACAGCTGCAGCTCCAAACAATACTAATATCAGCGATGGGTACTTCTTGATTTATGTGGTGAAAGGGGTCTATCAGGAGTATGTGTCCATAGATAAAAACAAGATGAATATTATGATGGTTGGAGATGGTATTAACCAGACCCTTATCACTGGCAATAGAAGTGTTGGTGATGGCTGGACTACTTTCAATTCTGCAACCTTTG CCGTGGTTGGACAAGGGTTCGTCGGAGTGAATATGACCATCCGCAACACCGCCGGAGCAATTAAAGGTCAAGCAGTAGCACTTCGAAACGGTGCCGATTTATCGACATTCTATAGTTGTAGCTTCGAGGGTTACCAAGATACATTATACACCCATTCCCTCCGGCAATTCTACCGAGAATGCAATATATACGGCACCGTCGATTTCATATTTGGTAATGCCACAGTGGTCTTTCAAAAATGTAATCTATATGCAAGGCAACCAATACAAGGCCAATTCAATGCCCTTACAGCCCAAGGTAGGACAGACCCGAACCAGAACACTGGGACTTCAATTCAAGCCTGCAACATTTTGACCGCGCCAGATTTGAGTTCTAGCAATTTTAGTACCAAGACATACTTGGGCAGACCATGGAAGGAGTATTCAAGGACTGTTTATATGCAATCATTTATGGCTAGCTTGATTGATCCTGCTGGTTGGGCTCAATGGAATGGTACCTTTGCTTTAAGTACTTTGTATTATGCTGAGTTCAATAATACAGGTCCATGGGCCAATACTACCAAAAGAGTTACTTGGCCTGGATACCATATCATTAATGCTACAGTTGCAGCCAACTTCACCGTCTCCAACTTTATATTAGGAGATAATTGGTTGCCCACAACTGGGGTTCCTTACACTGGATGGTTGCTATAG
- the LOC122092408 gene encoding probable pectinesterase/pectinesterase inhibitor 20 isoform X3 codes for MASPLPVILLVIFLFSSPSLAVVITSTPLQSDSICKSTPHPSFCKSHLPYNHSDKNKMNIMMVGDGINQTLITGNRSVGDGWTTFNSATFAVVGQGFVGVNMTIRNTAGAIKGQAVALRNGADLSTFYSCSFEGYQDTLYTHSLRQFYRECNIYGTVDFIFGNATVVFQKCNLYARQPIQGQFNALTAQGRTDPNQNTGTSIQACNILTAPDLSSSNFSTKTYLGRPWKEYSRTVYMQSFMASLIDPAGWAQWNGTFALSTLYYAEFNNTGPWANTTKRVTWPGYHIINATVAANFTVSNFILGDNWLPTTGVPYTGWLL; via the exons ATGGCTTCCCCTCTACCTGTGATTCTCcttgtcatcttcctcttctcctcgCCGTCTCTGGCGGTGGTGATCACTTCAACACCTCTTCAATCTGACTCCATCTGCAAATCCACTCCTCACCCTTCCTTCTGCAAATCCCATCTCCCATATAATCATTCGG ATAAAAACAAGATGAATATTATGATGGTTGGAGATGGTATTAACCAGACCCTTATCACTGGCAATAGAAGTGTTGGTGATGGCTGGACTACTTTCAATTCTGCAACCTTTG CCGTGGTTGGACAAGGGTTCGTCGGAGTGAATATGACCATCCGCAACACCGCCGGAGCAATTAAAGGTCAAGCAGTAGCACTTCGAAACGGTGCCGATTTATCGACATTCTATAGTTGTAGCTTCGAGGGTTACCAAGATACATTATACACCCATTCCCTCCGGCAATTCTACCGAGAATGCAATATATACGGCACCGTCGATTTCATATTTGGTAATGCCACAGTGGTCTTTCAAAAATGTAATCTATATGCAAGGCAACCAATACAAGGCCAATTCAATGCCCTTACAGCCCAAGGTAGGACAGACCCGAACCAGAACACTGGGACTTCAATTCAAGCCTGCAACATTTTGACCGCGCCAGATTTGAGTTCTAGCAATTTTAGTACCAAGACATACTTGGGCAGACCATGGAAGGAGTATTCAAGGACTGTTTATATGCAATCATTTATGGCTAGCTTGATTGATCCTGCTGGTTGGGCTCAATGGAATGGTACCTTTGCTTTAAGTACTTTGTATTATGCTGAGTTCAATAATACAGGTCCATGGGCCAATACTACCAAAAGAGTTACTTGGCCTGGATACCATATCATTAATGCTACAGTTGCAGCCAACTTCACCGTCTCCAACTTTATATTAGGAGATAATTGGTTGCCCACAACTGGGGTTCCTTACACTGGATGGTTGCTATAG